In Bacteriovorax sp. Seq25_V, the following are encoded in one genomic region:
- a CDS encoding NADAR family protein yields MKNLIKICTLTFISLVTFAGSIPHYDRYPQTPAIPYEEDILDFYSTKTAYGEFSNFALFPITINGVLWPTSEHYYQAHKYEAADLQEWVRQAPSPYEAAMRGRDKNIPKRADWDSYKDIAMDVAVRAKFTQYEVLKELLLSTNDSEIFEHTKNDCYWGDCGDRTGKNKLGKLLMTIRAEL; encoded by the coding sequence ATGAAAAATCTAATCAAAATTTGCACACTTACCTTTATTTCTCTTGTAACATTTGCTGGATCAATTCCTCATTACGACAGGTATCCGCAAACTCCTGCGATTCCTTACGAAGAAGATATCTTAGACTTCTATTCAACGAAAACAGCTTATGGTGAGTTTTCAAACTTTGCTCTCTTTCCAATCACAATTAATGGAGTTCTTTGGCCGACGTCTGAACATTATTATCAGGCACATAAGTATGAAGCAGCTGATCTCCAAGAGTGGGTAAGACAAGCGCCTTCACCATATGAGGCAGCAATGAGAGGAAGAGATAAAAATATTCCAAAACGTGCAGACTGGGATTCTTATAAAGATATTGCGATGGATGTTGCTGTAAGAGCAAAATTCACTCAGTATGAAGTCTTAAAAGAGCTACTACTTTCAACTAATGATAGTGAGATATTCGAACATACCAAGAATGATTGTTACTGGGGTGATTGTGGTGATCGCACAGGTAAGAATAAGCTTGGAAAACTACTGATGACAATTAGAGCAGAGCTTTAA
- a CDS encoding serine/threonine protein kinase: protein MTNYVWGNETQFFFHLTPEIVLDAVEALKITTTGRCLQLGSMENRVYEIEIERPTNEIKSPSDKFIVAKFYRPGRWNQDQIRDEHRFLLDLDEQELPVIAPLVIDGETLFKLKDHDIYYCLFPKKGGRAPEELNEEQLQIMGRTLGRIHNIGASSVASHRLSINTKTYGEQNLDFLLEKNIIPPQYAKGYESVVREICEVSSPLFKNIKNIRIHGDCHKGNIIYRDDIPYFIDFDDMLMGPAVQDIWLVVPGIDEEALNDRMVLLEAYDSMRSFNYEELKLIEPLRALRYIHFAAWMAKRWDDPIFKENFPYFNTDQYWAEQIYDLNEQLRTIKGPSNGYGNGYGDDDYYY, encoded by the coding sequence ATGACAAACTACGTTTGGGGTAATGAAACACAATTCTTCTTTCACTTAACACCTGAAATTGTTCTTGATGCTGTCGAGGCCTTGAAAATAACGACAACAGGTCGTTGCCTCCAATTAGGAAGTATGGAGAACAGGGTGTATGAGATAGAAATAGAAAGACCAACAAACGAGATTAAAAGTCCTAGTGATAAGTTCATTGTCGCTAAATTTTATCGACCAGGACGATGGAATCAAGATCAGATACGCGATGAGCATCGCTTCCTGCTTGATCTTGACGAGCAAGAGCTTCCAGTCATCGCCCCCCTTGTTATTGATGGTGAAACTTTATTTAAACTGAAAGATCATGATATCTACTACTGCCTCTTCCCAAAGAAAGGAGGAAGAGCACCAGAAGAACTCAATGAAGAACAGCTGCAAATCATGGGAAGAACGCTTGGAAGAATTCATAATATTGGTGCAAGCTCTGTGGCAAGTCACCGCTTATCAATTAATACAAAAACCTATGGAGAACAGAACCTCGATTTTCTTTTAGAAAAAAATATTATTCCTCCGCAATATGCCAAAGGCTATGAGAGCGTTGTGCGAGAGATTTGTGAAGTGAGCTCTCCCCTTTTTAAAAATATTAAAAATATTCGTATCCATGGAGATTGTCACAAAGGTAATATCATTTATCGCGACGACATCCCTTACTTCATTGACTTTGACGATATGTTAATGGGTCCTGCAGTTCAAGATATCTGGCTAGTCGTTCCCGGTATCGATGAGGAAGCACTTAATGATCGAATGGTTCTTCTTGAGGCCTACGACTCAATGAGAAGCTTCAATTATGAAGAGCTAAAGTTAATTGAACCACTGAGAGCTCTACGTTATATCCACTTTGCCGCTTGGATGGCCAAGAGATGGGATGATCCAATTTTCAAAGAGAATTTTCCCTACTTTAATACAGATCAATACTGGGCAGAGCAGATATATGATCTCAATGAACAACTAAGGACGATTAAAGGTCCTTCGAATGGATATGGCAATGGGTATGGAGACGATGATTACTACTATTAA
- the ahpC gene encoding alkyl hydroperoxide reductase subunit C: MQTLINTKITDFKLEAYHNDDFKTVTNKDIEGKWSIFFFYPADFTFVCPTELGDMADKYAEFQKMGVEVYSVSTDTHFTHKAWHDASETIKKIKYPMLADPTGHLTRAFGVHIEEAGLAYRGTFLVNPAGEIKLAEVQDNGIGRNADELMRKVQAAQFIAEHPNEVCPAKWKPGSDTLKPGLDLVGKI, from the coding sequence ATGCAAACGTTAATCAACACAAAAATTACTGACTTTAAACTTGAAGCTTATCACAATGATGACTTCAAAACTGTTACAAACAAAGACATTGAAGGAAAGTGGTCAATCTTTTTCTTCTACCCAGCTGACTTTACATTTGTATGTCCTACTGAACTAGGTGACATGGCCGATAAGTATGCTGAGTTCCAAAAAATGGGTGTTGAAGTTTACTCTGTATCTACAGATACTCACTTCACACACAAAGCATGGCATGATGCTTCTGAAACAATCAAGAAAATTAAGTACCCAATGCTAGCTGATCCAACAGGTCACCTAACAAGAGCATTTGGTGTTCACATTGAAGAAGCTGGTCTTGCTTACAGAGGAACTTTCCTTGTAAACCCAGCTGGTGAAATTAAGCTTGCTGAAGTTCAAGATAACGGAATTGGAAGAAACGCTGATGAGCTAATGAGAAAAGTACAAGCTGCTCAATTCATCGCAGAACACCCAAATGAAGTTTGTCCAGCTAAGTGGAAACCAGGTTCAGATACACTTAAACCAGGTTTAGATCTAGTAGGTAAAATCTAG
- a CDS encoding ankyrin repeat domain-containing protein: MSYKCTVEQKNNEQQTPLMYAALFDRKDIVRELMKNGASVNETDLEGRSASSLAREQGNFSMLEVLNRRVSN, translated from the coding sequence ATTTCTTATAAATGTACGGTAGAACAGAAAAACAATGAACAACAAACTCCATTGATGTATGCCGCACTCTTTGATCGTAAGGATATTGTAAGAGAGTTAATGAAGAATGGCGCAAGCGTCAATGAGACCGACTTGGAGGGGCGTTCTGCGTCATCTTTAGCCCGTGAACAAGGCAATTTTAGCATGCTCGAAGTTTTGAATAGAAGAGTGTCTAACTAA
- a CDS encoding co-chaperone YbbN: MDYILTSENFDSSVNALNRPYIIKFGSETCGPCQTMKPVLEKFRESYPEIKLFEVDTDQSPELASHFEIRSVPTIHICEGREILYSFYGVTPFRDLEFVITNIDQPYFREHGQFEVEKQNKSYSFEILIILLLVIFIGAFIFLSL; encoded by the coding sequence ATGGATTATATTTTAACATCAGAAAATTTTGACTCATCTGTTAATGCTCTTAACAGACCCTATATTATTAAGTTTGGATCTGAAACATGTGGTCCATGCCAAACGATGAAACCTGTTCTAGAAAAGTTTCGTGAAAGCTATCCTGAAATAAAACTCTTTGAAGTCGACACAGACCAAAGTCCTGAACTTGCAAGTCATTTTGAAATTAGATCGGTGCCAACAATTCACATCTGTGAAGGCAGAGAAATTCTTTACTCATTCTACGGTGTCACTCCATTTAGAGATTTAGAATTCGTAATTACAAATATCGACCAACCTTATTTTCGAGAGCACGGACAATTTGAAGTTGAAAAACAAAACAAGTCATACTCATTTGAAATCTTAATCATTTTACTACTAGTCATTTTTATTGGTGCTTTTATCTTCTTAAGCCTCTAG
- the ahpF gene encoding alkyl hydroperoxide reductase subunit F, with the protein MLDSAMLEQLKSVFTKLENQVELVLRTSDHAKQAELKEMLTQLSSTSDKIVLTEVADGKSYPSFYIKYDGKENGIAFEGIPGGHEFTSLILAILNSDKQGKLPDDMIINRIKKLKGPIALRTYISLSCENCPEVVQALNLMAIFNENFSHTMVDGEFVQEEISSLGIQGVPSVIGEGKLISSGKISLPDLIKKLEEKYGVEEGGEVKEVDLGLYDVVVVGGGPAGASAAIYSARKGLKTAVIAEKVGGQVQDTKGIENLISVPYTEGPELAAKLAGHMAEYDIQILEHRRVSKVVKDKNSFLTLDSGEKLETKSLIVTTGAKWRELNIPGEKEYIGRGVAFCPHCDGPYYKGKDIAVVGGGNSGVEAAIDLAGIVKSITLIEFAPELKADQVLVKKLESLPNVKILKNARTHEVVGNGEKVVGLSYEDRSNGEIKNLELDGIFVQIGLLPNSAFIKDVVETNKFGEIVIDEKCRTSVPNIYAAGDVTTVPFKQIIIAMGEGAKAALTSFEDHMIS; encoded by the coding sequence ATGTTAGATAGTGCAATGTTAGAACAATTAAAATCAGTATTCACAAAGCTTGAGAATCAAGTTGAATTGGTTCTAAGAACTTCTGATCACGCTAAGCAAGCAGAGTTAAAAGAAATGTTAACTCAACTTTCTTCAACATCAGATAAGATAGTTTTGACAGAAGTTGCTGACGGGAAGTCTTATCCAAGCTTCTATATTAAATATGATGGTAAAGAGAATGGAATTGCTTTTGAAGGTATTCCTGGTGGACATGAGTTCACGTCACTTATTCTTGCAATTCTAAACTCAGACAAGCAAGGAAAATTACCTGATGATATGATCATCAATAGAATTAAGAAATTAAAAGGGCCAATAGCTCTTAGAACATATATTTCACTTTCATGTGAAAACTGTCCAGAGGTTGTCCAGGCGTTAAACTTAATGGCAATCTTCAATGAAAACTTCTCTCATACGATGGTTGATGGAGAATTCGTTCAGGAAGAAATTTCTTCTCTGGGTATCCAAGGGGTTCCAAGTGTTATTGGTGAGGGAAAACTTATTAGTTCAGGAAAAATATCATTACCAGATCTTATTAAGAAACTTGAAGAAAAATACGGGGTTGAAGAAGGTGGAGAAGTAAAAGAAGTAGACCTTGGTCTCTATGATGTTGTTGTAGTTGGTGGTGGCCCAGCTGGTGCATCTGCTGCCATTTACAGTGCTCGTAAAGGTTTAAAGACTGCTGTAATTGCGGAAAAAGTTGGTGGCCAGGTTCAAGATACAAAAGGGATTGAAAACTTAATCTCTGTTCCATATACAGAAGGTCCTGAGCTCGCGGCTAAACTCGCAGGGCATATGGCCGAATATGATATTCAAATTCTTGAGCATCGTAGAGTTTCAAAAGTTGTAAAAGATAAGAATTCATTCTTAACTTTAGACTCTGGAGAGAAGCTTGAAACAAAGTCTCTTATCGTGACAACGGGAGCGAAGTGGAGAGAGTTAAATATTCCTGGTGAGAAAGAATATATTGGACGTGGTGTAGCATTCTGTCCACACTGTGATGGCCCATATTACAAAGGAAAAGATATTGCAGTTGTTGGTGGTGGAAACTCTGGTGTTGAGGCAGCAATCGATCTTGCTGGCATCGTAAAGAGTATTACACTTATTGAATTTGCTCCAGAACTTAAGGCCGATCAAGTGCTTGTTAAAAAACTTGAGTCTCTTCCAAATGTAAAGATTTTAAAAAATGCGAGAACACATGAAGTCGTTGGTAACGGCGAAAAAGTTGTTGGTCTTTCATATGAAGATAGAAGCAACGGTGAAATCAAGAATCTCGAGCTTGATGGAATTTTCGTTCAGATTGGTCTTTTACCAAATAGTGCTTTTATCAAAGATGTTGTTGAGACAAATAAATTTGGAGAAATTGTAATCGATGAAAAATGTCGTACGAGTGTTCCAAATATATATGCCGCAGGAGATGTAACAACTGTACCATTTAAGCAAATCATTATCGCAATGGGAGAGGGAGCGAAAGCAGCCCTGACTTCATTTGAAGATCACATGATTAGTTAG
- a CDS encoding MATE family efflux transporter, protein MEKKELKASLTQGNILLQLISLALPMSFGVFSIIGFNLVDTFFVGQLGSLELAAMAFTFPIPMLVGSISFGIGTSTASFTSQAIGAGRVEEVKQYTSYSLLLAIVIVCIVAVLGYSTIDWQFRLMGADDTVLPLIREYMQIWYLCTPFTVIPMVGNNIMRSLGDTKNPAKIMAVAGIVNIILDPILIFGLGPIEPMRLQGAAIATMISRILTLFASLYILHTKYGVIKNPFKNFKELWKSWTDIIWLAIPATCTNIVSPISMAIVTRMVSNYGNKVVAGFGVGTRIESFMTILLIGLSVSLGPFVGQNFGAKNFERINKAIRYANIFPILWAAFCFLVMYFFSDNISALFNDDVEVMSAARSYLLIITIGIIGNGVLLNIVNVFNVIKRPKVSLVANAFKMFIIYLPYAFILRGTFHEYGIYYAGLTAHLVTGFFAYIYLKKTFKDIAGNQALNS, encoded by the coding sequence ATGGAAAAGAAAGAACTCAAAGCAAGTCTCACTCAAGGTAATATTCTTTTACAACTAATCTCTTTAGCGTTACCGATGTCATTTGGTGTTTTTAGTATTATTGGATTTAACCTCGTCGATACTTTCTTCGTTGGTCAGCTTGGAAGTTTGGAGCTTGCTGCCATGGCGTTTACTTTTCCTATACCAATGCTTGTGGGATCAATCTCTTTTGGTATTGGTACTTCAACAGCCTCTTTTACCTCTCAGGCCATTGGCGCAGGTCGAGTAGAGGAAGTTAAGCAGTACACAAGTTATAGTCTTCTCCTTGCTATCGTTATAGTCTGTATCGTCGCAGTTCTAGGATATTCAACAATTGATTGGCAATTTCGCTTGATGGGAGCAGATGATACGGTTCTTCCTCTTATCCGTGAGTATATGCAAATTTGGTATCTTTGTACGCCGTTTACTGTTATTCCGATGGTTGGAAATAATATTATGCGCTCACTTGGAGATACTAAGAATCCAGCAAAGATCATGGCAGTTGCGGGGATTGTAAATATCATCTTAGATCCTATTCTCATTTTTGGTTTAGGACCAATTGAGCCAATGAGACTACAAGGTGCTGCCATCGCCACGATGATATCAAGAATCTTAACACTTTTTGCTTCACTTTATATTCTTCATACAAAGTATGGTGTAATCAAAAATCCTTTTAAAAACTTTAAGGAACTTTGGAAGTCATGGACCGATATTATCTGGCTTGCAATTCCTGCGACTTGTACAAATATTGTTTCTCCTATTTCAATGGCCATCGTTACAAGAATGGTTTCAAATTATGGAAATAAAGTTGTCGCAGGTTTTGGTGTCGGAACTCGTATCGAGTCCTTTATGACTATTCTGCTTATTGGACTATCAGTTAGTCTTGGCCCATTTGTTGGGCAGAACTTTGGTGCTAAGAATTTTGAAAGAATAAATAAGGCGATTCGTTATGCTAATATTTTTCCAATACTTTGGGCCGCATTTTGTTTTTTAGTTATGTACTTTTTCTCTGATAATATTAGTGCGCTTTTTAACGATGATGTTGAAGTAATGAGTGCCGCAAGAAGCTACCTACTTATTATTACGATAGGAATAATTGGTAATGGGGTCCTTTTAAATATTGTTAATGTTTTTAATGTTATTAAAAGACCCAAAGTATCTCTCGTGGCCAATGCTTTTAAGATGTTCATTATCTATCTGCCATATGCTTTCATCTTACGTGGGACGTTTCATGAGTATGGAATTTACTACGCCGGCCTTACTGCCCATCTGGTAACTGGATTCTTTGCTTATATCTACTTGAAAAAAACTTTTAAAGATATTGCCGGAAATCAAGCTCTTAATTCGTAG
- a CDS encoding nucleotidyltransferase domain-containing protein, protein MSGVNSDKLLEFLLENIDIKVAIMYGSMVRGDYTPKSDIDIHCFYEGDAPECFNLEFEGRFLDCWLEPMSKLSKINDFSQYMKLKNAKIILDDKQQGERLVQGVRNYIGEGPAQIGGALRNNLVLWLQRTYDRLQRGDDEANYRRVSLLKDILEIFCTLNGMWFFGSKETLLSLRMTHPDFYFVYSEALKDPADLLKIKKVVNLIVGMEIKK, encoded by the coding sequence ATGAGCGGTGTTAATTCAGATAAATTACTTGAATTCTTATTAGAGAATATCGATATTAAAGTTGCAATCATGTACGGTTCAATGGTTCGTGGCGACTATACACCAAAAAGTGATATTGATATTCACTGCTTTTACGAAGGTGATGCTCCCGAGTGTTTCAACCTTGAGTTTGAGGGGCGTTTTCTTGATTGCTGGCTTGAACCGATGTCAAAACTATCAAAGATCAATGACTTCTCTCAATATATGAAATTAAAGAACGCCAAAATCATTCTTGATGATAAGCAACAAGGTGAACGTCTTGTTCAAGGTGTTCGTAATTATATCGGCGAGGGTCCTGCTCAAATTGGTGGTGCTCTTCGAAATAATCTCGTACTTTGGCTACAGCGCACGTATGATCGATTGCAAAGAGGTGATGACGAAGCTAACTACAGAAGAGTGAGTCTCTTAAAAGATATTCTTGAGATCTTTTGTACATTAAATGGGATGTGGTTCTTCGGTAGTAAAGAAACTCTATTATCTTTAAGAATGACTCACCCTGATTTCTACTTTGTATACTCTGAAGCACTTAAGGACCCTGCTGATCTTCTAAAAATTAAGAAAGTGGTTAACTTAATTGTAGGAATGGAGATAAAAAAGTAA